In one Ailuropoda melanoleuca isolate Jingjing unplaced genomic scaffold, ASM200744v2 unplaced-scaffold7743, whole genome shotgun sequence genomic region, the following are encoded:
- the LOC117800763 gene encoding LOW QUALITY PROTEIN: olfactory receptor 14A2-like (The sequence of the model RefSeq protein was modified relative to this genomic sequence to represent the inferred CDS: inserted 2 bases in 1 codon), protein MTNVTLVAGFLLVGFSDIQELQIVYGVLFLVIYLAILMSNLLIVTLTTRDLQLQTPMYFFLKNLSFLDVFLVSVPXPNFIVNNLTDSNSISTLGCALQLLLITSFSAGEVFVLTAMSYDRYVTICCPLHYEVIMNGGACVLMAGVSWAAGGLFGALYTAGTFFMPFCGSQFFCDVSSLLRISCSKTRLVVYTSIGIGMCLCMSCFICIVISYVYIFSTVLKISTTKSQWKAFPTCFPHLIVFTLFIITACFVYLKPSSNPPTVIDRLLSVIYTVVPPILNPVIYSLRNKDMKRAFMRLLHKTYGQESHSI, encoded by the exons ATGACCAATGTCACCTTGGTGGCTGGATTTCTCCTTGTGGGGTTTTCTGACATCCAAGAGCTTCAGATAGTATATGGGGTGCTCTTCCTGGTGATTTATCTGGCTATCCTAATGAGTAATCTTCTCATCGTCACTCTCACTACCCGAGACCTGCAGCTACAAACACCAATGTACTTTTTCCTGAAGAACTTGTCTTTCCTGGATGTTTTCCTTGTGTCTGTCCC GCCCAATTTCATTGTCAACAACCTAACTGACAGCAATTCCATTTCCACTTTAGGATGTGCCTTGCAGCTACTTTTAATCACTTCCTTCTCAGCAGGTGAGGTATTTGTCCTCACTGCCAtgtcctatgaccgctatgtAACCATATGTTGTCCCCTGCACTATGAGGTCATCATGAATGGTGGTGCCTGTGTGCTGATGGCAGGTGTTTCCTGGGCCGCTGGGGGACTCTTTGGAGCTCTGTACACTGCTGGCACATTTTTTATGCCGTTCTGTGGCTCACAGTTCTTCTGTGATGTTTCCTCATTGCTAAGGATTTCCTGCTCTAAAACACGCCTGGTAGTTTACACAAGTATTGGAATAGGCATGTGTTTATGCATGTCGTGTTTCATCTGCATTGTTATctcttatgtttatattttctccaCAGTGCTGAAGATTTCAACCACAAAAAGCCAGTGGAAAGCTTTCCCCACATGCTTTCCCCATCTCattgtttttactcttttcattatcactgcttgttttgtttatctCAAACCATCTTCAAATCCACCCACAGTTATTGACAGGCTGCTTTCTGTCATCTACACTGTGGTACCTCCAATACTCAACCCTGtaatctacagcctgaggaacaaggaCATGAAACGGGCTTTTATGAGATTGCTGCACAAAACTTATGGCCAAGAGTCACACTCCATTTAA